Sequence from the Plasmodium reichenowi strain SY57 chromosome Unknown, whole genome shotgun sequence genome:
TGTCAGAACTCTTTGAAGAAAGTGTTTCCTTTATTAATAGTGTACctaaaaatgtaaatttGCCGAACgatattaaattaaatttgtataaatattataagcAGGGTACCGTAGGGAATTGTAATATAAAGGAACCAAGTAGATTTAAAGTTgttgataaaaaaaaatatgagGCTTGGAAATCTGtagaaaatttaaatagAGAAGAtgcaaaaaaaagataCGTTGAACTTGTTAGCGAGTTATTTCCTTACTGGCAAGAGCAGGAATAATTTGTCAATTCATAT
This genomic interval carries:
- a CDS encoding acyl-CoA binding protein, putative; its protein translation is MSELFEESVSFINSVPKNVNLPNDIKLNLYKYYKQGTVGNCNIKEPSRFKVVDKKKYEAWKSVENLNREDAKKRYVELVSELFPYWQEQE